The proteins below come from a single Thermopolyspora flexuosa genomic window:
- a CDS encoding class I SAM-dependent methyltransferase has protein sequence MAGATRILGRLVYGTRYDRIPRGQRIYVRPGEWLVRELRWRKRLRTAEVISLDEYRARVPLGPIEEYLSCMLCGESRQQPLFAPSGAKRRNARNTRWSYHVVRCPSCGFLYRNPGIRPERLGDLYAGNYSGFLTGDYAAGRQRRYRLTLDAFGDLFRDGAGRRLLDFGCGAGLFLELAEERGFDAVGIDLSPDSVKLANERLTRARAYHGDIADVPEIARGGFDVITLWSVLAHLPRPLEDFARFRRLLAPGGVLLILTVNANSLLLKADGDAWNGFTKNHLMFYTSETLPVLLGRTGFAGVSFAPFYGDTVEAGTTRLPPRLRRRLCRTVDRLDGGNMLRAVAYADEQAILRWRDGLRVRGCPPAARTPAAPAWPGPRDEVPATGPAV, from the coding sequence ATGGCCGGAGCGACACGGATCCTGGGCCGCCTGGTGTACGGCACGCGCTACGACCGCATCCCCCGCGGCCAGCGGATCTACGTGCGGCCGGGGGAGTGGCTCGTCCGCGAGCTGCGCTGGCGCAAGAGGCTGCGCACCGCGGAGGTGATCTCGCTCGACGAGTACCGGGCGCGGGTCCCGCTCGGGCCGATCGAGGAGTACCTGAGCTGCATGCTGTGCGGGGAGAGCCGCCAGCAGCCGCTGTTCGCCCCCAGCGGGGCCAAGCGGAGGAACGCGCGCAACACCCGCTGGTCCTACCACGTCGTGCGCTGCCCGAGCTGCGGGTTCCTCTACCGCAACCCCGGCATCCGGCCGGAACGGCTCGGCGACCTGTACGCCGGCAACTACAGCGGCTTCCTCACCGGCGACTACGCCGCGGGCCGGCAGCGCCGCTACCGGCTCACCCTCGACGCGTTCGGCGACCTGTTCCGGGACGGCGCCGGGCGGCGGCTGCTCGACTTCGGCTGCGGCGCCGGGCTGTTCCTCGAGCTCGCCGAAGAGCGCGGCTTCGACGCCGTCGGCATCGACCTGTCCCCGGACTCGGTGAAGCTCGCCAACGAGCGGCTGACCCGGGCGCGCGCCTACCACGGCGACATCGCCGATGTGCCGGAGATCGCCCGCGGCGGCTTCGACGTGATCACGCTGTGGTCGGTGCTCGCCCACCTGCCCCGGCCGCTGGAGGACTTCGCCCGGTTCCGGCGGCTGCTCGCGCCCGGCGGGGTGCTGCTCATCCTCACCGTCAACGCCAACTCGCTGCTGCTCAAGGCCGACGGCGACGCGTGGAACGGGTTCACCAAGAACCACCTGATGTTCTACACGTCCGAGACGCTGCCGGTGCTGCTCGGCCGCACCGGGTTCGCCGGGGTGTCGTTCGCGCCGTTCTACGGCGACACCGTCGAGGCGGGCACCACCCGGCTCCCGCCGCGGCTGCGGCGGCGGCTGTGCCGTACCGTGGACCGGCTCGACGGCGGCAACATGCTGCGCGCCGTCGCGTACGCCGACGAGCAGGCGATCCTGCGCTGGCGCGACGGGCTGCGGGTACGCGGCTGCCCTCCGGCGGCCCGCACGCCCGCCGCGCCCGCCTGGCCGGGGCCGCGGGACGAGGTGCCCGCCACCGGGCCCGCCGTCTGA
- a CDS encoding GlcG/HbpS family heme-binding protein encodes MNLELALRMCEVAVREARRLGALVSVAVVDGGGHLVAFQRMDGAGIAGPELAPAKAYTAVALRRDTAELAPLAVPGGELYGLPPRFACLPGGVPLWDADTVVGGVGVSGGSPEQDVACARLAASLWEDLR; translated from the coding sequence ATGAACCTCGAGCTCGCCCTGCGGATGTGCGAGGTCGCCGTGCGGGAGGCGCGTCGCCTCGGCGCCCTCGTGTCCGTGGCGGTGGTGGACGGCGGCGGGCACCTGGTCGCCTTCCAGCGCATGGACGGGGCCGGCATCGCGGGCCCCGAGCTCGCGCCCGCCAAGGCGTACACGGCGGTGGCGCTGCGCCGGGACACCGCCGAGCTCGCCCCTCTGGCCGTGCCCGGCGGCGAGCTGTACGGCCTGCCGCCGCGCTTCGCCTGCCTGCCCGGCGGCGTGCCGCTGTGGGACGCCGACACCGTGGTGGGCGGTGTCGGCGTCAGCGGCGGCTCCCCGGAGCAGGATGTCGCCTGCGCCCGGCTCGCCGCCTCGCTCTGGGAGGATCTGCGGTGA
- a CDS encoding cytochrome P450 yields the protein MTRTTRRPTAEAVTFPTARQRPLDPPDELGRWRQEAPLLRLAYPDGHLGWLATRFSTVRAVLADPRFSNRAELTHVPVGRSARELSLLRFPPGMFLRMDPPEHTRYRRLLTGQFTVRRMRLLEPRIARIAAGLLEEMAAAGPPADLVRAYALPIPSLVICELLGVPYRDHERFQRDSATLLSLERGPEEKLVALDGLIAYLADLVRHKRDEPGDDLLSGLVASGGLTEEEIAGVASLLLIAGHETTANMIALGAFTLLQHPDQLAAVRDDPETAGTAAEELLRYLTIVHIGPTRTALEDVELEGHTIRAGETVTVSLSAANRDPEWFDRPDELDVRRPPAPHLAFGHGVHQCLGQQLARIELRIALPALLRRFPDLRLAVTPGEVPMRTDMNIYGVHRLPVTW from the coding sequence ATGACGAGGACAACGCGTCGGCCGACGGCCGAGGCGGTGACCTTCCCCACCGCCCGGCAACGTCCCCTCGACCCGCCCGACGAGCTCGGGCGCTGGCGGCAGGAGGCGCCGCTGCTCCGGCTCGCCTACCCCGACGGGCACCTCGGCTGGCTCGCCACCCGGTTCTCCACCGTGCGGGCCGTGCTCGCCGACCCCAGGTTCAGCAACCGCGCCGAGCTCACCCACGTGCCGGTCGGCCGGTCCGCGAGAGAGCTGTCGCTGCTGCGCTTCCCGCCCGGGATGTTCCTCCGCATGGACCCGCCCGAGCACACCCGGTACCGGCGGCTGCTCACCGGGCAGTTCACCGTGCGGCGGATGCGGCTGCTGGAGCCGCGGATCGCCCGCATCGCCGCCGGGCTGCTGGAGGAGATGGCGGCCGCCGGGCCCCCGGCCGACCTGGTGCGGGCGTACGCGCTGCCGATCCCGTCCCTGGTGATCTGCGAGCTGCTCGGCGTGCCGTACCGGGACCACGAGCGGTTCCAGCGGGACTCGGCGACGCTGCTCAGCCTCGAGCGCGGCCCCGAGGAGAAGCTCGTCGCCCTCGACGGGCTGATCGCCTACCTTGCCGACCTGGTACGGCACAAGCGGGACGAGCCCGGCGACGACCTGCTCAGCGGCCTCGTCGCCTCCGGCGGGCTCACCGAGGAGGAGATCGCCGGGGTGGCGTCCCTGCTGCTCATCGCCGGGCACGAGACCACCGCCAACATGATCGCCCTCGGCGCGTTCACGCTGCTGCAGCACCCCGACCAGCTCGCCGCGGTGCGCGACGACCCGGAGACGGCCGGGACCGCGGCCGAGGAGCTGCTGCGCTACCTCACCATCGTGCACATCGGGCCCACCCGCACCGCGCTCGAGGACGTCGAGCTGGAGGGGCACACCATCCGGGCGGGCGAGACGGTGACGGTGTCGCTGTCCGCGGCGAACCGGGACCCGGAGTGGTTCGACCGTCCCGACGAGCTCGACGTGCGCCGCCCGCCCGCGCCGCACCTCGCCTTCGGCCACGGCGTGCACCAGTGCCTGGGCCAGCAGCTCGCCCGGATCGAGCTGCGCATCGCCCTCCCGGCGCTGCTCCGGCGATTTCCGGACCTGCGCCTTGCCGTGACGCCGGGCGAGGTGCCCATGCGCACTGATATGAACATCTATGGGGTGCACCGGCTGCCGGTCACCTGGTGA
- a CDS encoding D-alanyl-D-alanine carboxypeptidase family protein produces MPTHIPGRITRALLGAALAAGVVATAAPASAATPAAVPEAVPAAADVPATVRTLTPADAPAVYARAAYLVDATTGREHYGKRADARMPVASLTKMMTAYVVLKEAKPTDTVEVTAEDVRYAARGGAAVAGLKAGDRLTVEDVLHALLLPSGADAAHVLARTYGPGVDAFVAKMNATARELGMHDTRYVNADGMPTGGGGYSTARDQARLATAVLTDPTLKTITSTRYHEVPETDAHGAYWWRNTNRLLGEPGVIGVKTGFTNAAGYTLAFAADRNGSRLVGVILGETSSARRFATAGALLDWAADRAGDR; encoded by the coding sequence ATGCCCACGCACATCCCCGGCCGCATCACCCGTGCCCTGCTCGGCGCCGCCCTCGCCGCCGGCGTCGTCGCCACCGCCGCCCCCGCCTCCGCCGCCACGCCCGCGGCGGTGCCGGAGGCGGTGCCCGCCGCCGCGGACGTCCCCGCCACGGTCCGCACCCTCACGCCCGCCGACGCCCCCGCCGTGTACGCCCGCGCCGCCTACCTGGTGGACGCCACCACCGGCCGGGAGCACTACGGCAAGCGGGCCGACGCGCGCATGCCCGTGGCGAGCCTCACCAAGATGATGACCGCCTACGTGGTCCTCAAGGAGGCCAAGCCCACCGACACCGTCGAGGTCACCGCCGAGGACGTGCGGTACGCGGCACGCGGCGGGGCCGCCGTCGCCGGCCTGAAGGCGGGCGACCGGCTCACCGTCGAGGACGTGCTGCACGCGCTGCTGCTGCCGTCCGGCGCCGACGCCGCGCACGTGCTCGCCCGCACCTACGGCCCCGGCGTCGACGCGTTCGTCGCCAAGATGAACGCCACGGCCCGCGAGCTCGGCATGCACGACACCCGCTACGTCAACGCCGACGGCATGCCGACGGGCGGCGGCGGGTACTCCACCGCCCGCGACCAGGCCAGGCTCGCCACCGCGGTGCTCACCGACCCCACGCTCAAGACGATCACCTCGACCCGGTACCACGAGGTGCCCGAGACCGACGCCCACGGCGCCTACTGGTGGCGGAACACCAACCGGCTGCTCGGCGAGCCCGGCGTAATCGGCGTCAAGACCGGCTTCACCAACGCCGCCGGGTACACCCTCGCCTTCGCCGCCGACCGCAACGGTTCCCGGCTGGTCGGCGTGATCCTCGGCGAGACCAGCTCCGCCCGCCGCTTCGCCACCGCGGGCGCGCTGCTCGACTGGGCCGCGGACCGCGCCGGCGACCGCTGA
- a CDS encoding ferredoxin, whose amino-acid sequence MKISADTDVCIAAGMCALNAPEVFDQHEEEGTVVLLDPEPPAELADKVRRAVQMCPSGALKLHE is encoded by the coding sequence ATGAAGATCAGCGCCGACACCGATGTGTGCATCGCGGCGGGGATGTGCGCGCTGAACGCTCCGGAGGTGTTCGACCAGCACGAGGAGGAGGGCACGGTCGTGCTGCTCGACCCCGAGCCGCCGGCCGAGCTCGCGGACAAGGTCCGCCGGGCCGTGCAGATGTGCCCGTCCGGCGCGCTCAAGCTCCACGAGTGA
- a CDS encoding PhzF family phenazine biosynthesis protein, with the protein MILDVFTDTPLEGNALAVFPKAAAIPSDRMQAIAREMNLSETVFILPAEGEGDARIRIFTPAAELPFAGHPTLGAAHFLAERDGRERVVLETGAGPVPVVFEREAGGDGPGRLGRGRMRQPIPTWGPYDRAGDVLAALGVAGAELPVELYVNGPRFVYVVLDDPARVAALRPDLNALAALGDVGVYCVAGSGTRWKARLFAPAIGVTEDPATGSAAGPAAVHLARHGRIAYGEEIEISQGAEVNRPSTLYARVLGEGDRIDAVEVGGSAVPVARGELLV; encoded by the coding sequence GTGATTTTGGACGTATTCACGGACACGCCCCTGGAGGGCAACGCGCTCGCGGTCTTCCCGAAGGCGGCCGCGATCCCGTCGGACCGGATGCAGGCGATCGCGCGGGAGATGAACCTGTCGGAGACCGTGTTCATCCTCCCCGCCGAGGGGGAGGGCGACGCCCGCATCCGCATCTTCACCCCCGCCGCCGAGCTGCCGTTCGCCGGGCACCCCACGCTCGGCGCCGCCCACTTCCTCGCCGAGCGGGACGGGCGCGAGCGGGTCGTGCTCGAGACCGGCGCGGGCCCGGTGCCGGTGGTCTTCGAGCGGGAGGCGGGCGGCGACGGGCCGGGGCGGCTCGGGCGCGGGCGGATGCGGCAGCCGATCCCCACCTGGGGGCCGTACGATCGGGCGGGCGACGTGCTCGCCGCGCTCGGGGTGGCCGGGGCCGAGCTGCCCGTCGAGCTCTACGTCAACGGGCCGCGGTTCGTGTACGTGGTGCTCGACGACCCGGCGCGGGTGGCCGCGCTCCGCCCGGACCTGAACGCGCTCGCCGCGCTGGGGGACGTCGGCGTGTACTGCGTCGCGGGCTCGGGGACGCGGTGGAAGGCCCGGCTGTTCGCCCCGGCGATCGGCGTCACCGAGGACCCGGCCACCGGGTCGGCCGCGGGCCCGGCCGCGGTCCACCTCGCCCGGCACGGCCGCATCGCGTACGGGGAGGAGATCGAGATCTCCCAGGGCGCGGAGGTGAACCGCCCCTCGACGCTGTACGCCCGGGTGCTGGGGGAGGGCGACCGCATCGACGCGGTCGAGGTGGGCGGCTCGGCCGTACCCGTCGCCCGCGGCGAGCTGCTCGTCTGA
- a CDS encoding phosphotransferase enzyme family protein, whose translation MAGRDPIGGLETTREHDLSRREVLARVERVARRALARYGAPSDARVSLLNVSENATFRVDGLRPGNGSGGRGAGSAVLRVHRLGYHSRAAIESELAWLEALRRDAGVRTPAVLPARDGSRVVSVPDPDADGGVRHCVMFEFLPGAEPPEEWLVAGFASLGAITARMHLHARAWRRPPGFTRFHWDYDAALGSVARWGRWQDGVGVDREAHAVLSRLDAVLRERLARYGRGPDRYGLIHADLRLANLLVDGDPTAGDAPVAVIDFDDCGFGWYLYDLAAALSFIEHHPLVPEMIDSWVRGYRSVHELSREEEAEIWTFILFRRLLLVAWIGTHTGVDIARELGAGYTAGTCELAERYLCGALR comes from the coding sequence GTGGCGGGGCGCGACCCGATCGGCGGCCTGGAGACGACGCGGGAGCACGACCTGTCGCGGCGCGAGGTGCTCGCCCGCGTCGAGCGGGTGGCGCGGCGTGCGCTCGCCCGCTACGGGGCTCCGTCCGACGCCCGGGTGAGCCTGCTCAACGTCTCGGAGAACGCCACCTTCCGGGTGGACGGCCTGCGCCCGGGGAACGGCTCGGGCGGCCGTGGGGCGGGGAGCGCGGTGCTGCGGGTGCACCGGCTCGGCTACCACTCGCGCGCGGCGATCGAGTCCGAGCTCGCCTGGCTGGAGGCGCTGCGCCGGGACGCCGGGGTGCGCACCCCGGCGGTGCTTCCCGCCCGCGACGGCTCCCGGGTGGTGAGCGTGCCCGACCCGGACGCGGACGGCGGGGTACGGCACTGCGTCATGTTCGAGTTCCTGCCCGGGGCCGAGCCGCCCGAGGAGTGGCTGGTCGCGGGCTTCGCGTCGCTCGGCGCGATCACCGCGCGCATGCACCTGCACGCCCGCGCCTGGCGGCGCCCGCCCGGCTTCACCCGGTTCCACTGGGACTACGACGCCGCGCTCGGCTCGGTGGCCCGCTGGGGCCGGTGGCAGGACGGGGTCGGCGTGGACCGCGAGGCCCACGCGGTGCTCTCCCGGCTCGACGCCGTGCTCCGCGAGCGGCTCGCCCGCTACGGCCGCGGGCCCGACCGGTACGGGCTCATCCACGCCGACCTGCGGCTCGCCAACCTCCTCGTGGACGGCGACCCCACCGCCGGGGACGCCCCGGTCGCGGTGATCGACTTCGACGACTGCGGGTTCGGCTGGTACCTGTACGACCTCGCCGCCGCGCTCAGCTTCATCGAGCACCACCCCCTGGTGCCGGAGATGATCGACTCCTGGGTGCGCGGCTACCGCTCGGTGCACGAGCTGAGCCGCGAGGAGGAGGCGGAGATCTGGACGTTCATCCTGTTCCGCCGGCTGCTGCTGGTCGCCTGGATCGGCACCCATACCGGCGTCGACATCGCCCGCGAGCTCGGCGCCGGGTACACGGCGGGGACGTGTGAACTCGCCGAGCGTTATCTGTGCGGTGCGCTCCGATAA
- a CDS encoding bis-aminopropyl spermidine synthase family protein, which produces MQDDRPTPDDPLAAVAQVIAGFGVGGRPLREAVARLTEHEHTLAALVRDTGLSRRTVEELLAAIGPDLVRTGGAEPAFTIAPGRRAAYRALCRYDHLAATRPADPLAARMAASAELVARMAELVAAAPVARKALDHVAATPETTVRRALWLEATFDLAGRRLLCVGDHDLTSLAACQVVPDLAVTVVDIDERILEFIDRQAARLGLAIRCLWADLRFGLPAGAAESSDLVVTDPPYTPEGVRLFLARGLAGLRDRENGRLVMAYGYGERHPALGLKVQRAAQDLHLACEAMLPDFNRYVGAQAIGSTSDMYVFRPTARTWPLLEERPGAARTRIYTHGPQSLEASGARLDDAVIDALVAAASPAPGEDANPGTARPDAPPAVTAVTGPGLPAGHPALAGATRLDLGTLLTEGAPGRTLSRPDATVAADLTEDPGPWLLRVLLAVNAARLALLVPNNHPDLANAEGQRTLADLVGAKYTLRFRRSTPTPRLAIVEATAVRPGPADPAAPLRHGLLTRAHGRLGNVWREALIRAARDARGLTLTRNQARAAVERLTPDPDLLALRLVELPRHRIRELLATPFPDL; this is translated from the coding sequence ATGCAGGATGACCGGCCGACGCCCGACGACCCGCTCGCCGCGGTCGCGCAGGTGATCGCGGGCTTCGGTGTCGGCGGGCGGCCGCTGCGGGAGGCGGTGGCGCGGCTCACCGAGCACGAGCACACCCTGGCGGCGCTCGTCCGCGACACGGGGCTGTCCCGCCGGACCGTCGAGGAGCTGCTCGCCGCGATCGGCCCCGACCTGGTCCGCACCGGCGGCGCGGAGCCCGCGTTCACGATCGCGCCCGGCAGGCGCGCCGCCTACCGCGCGCTGTGCCGGTACGACCACCTCGCCGCGACCCGGCCCGCGGACCCGCTCGCCGCGCGCATGGCCGCGTCGGCCGAGCTGGTCGCCCGCATGGCCGAGCTGGTCGCGGCCGCGCCGGTGGCGCGCAAGGCCCTCGACCACGTCGCCGCGACCCCGGAGACCACGGTGCGCCGCGCGCTCTGGCTGGAGGCGACCTTCGACCTCGCCGGGCGGCGCCTGCTGTGCGTCGGCGACCACGACCTCACCTCGCTCGCGGCCTGCCAGGTCGTGCCGGACCTCGCCGTCACCGTGGTCGACATCGACGAGCGCATCCTCGAGTTCATCGACCGCCAGGCGGCCCGGCTCGGCCTCGCCATCCGCTGCCTCTGGGCCGACCTGCGGTTCGGCCTGCCCGCGGGCGCGGCCGAGAGCTCCGACCTGGTCGTCACCGACCCGCCGTACACCCCGGAGGGGGTGCGGCTGTTCCTCGCCCGGGGCCTCGCCGGGCTGCGCGACCGGGAGAACGGCAGGCTCGTCATGGCCTACGGGTACGGCGAGCGGCATCCCGCGCTCGGCCTGAAGGTGCAGCGCGCGGCCCAGGACCTTCACCTCGCCTGCGAGGCGATGCTGCCGGACTTCAACCGCTACGTCGGGGCGCAGGCGATCGGCTCGACCAGCGACATGTACGTGTTCCGGCCCACGGCGAGGACCTGGCCGCTGCTCGAGGAACGTCCCGGCGCGGCCCGCACCCGGATCTACACGCACGGGCCGCAGTCCCTCGAGGCGTCCGGCGCCCGGCTCGACGACGCCGTGATCGACGCCCTGGTGGCCGCCGCGTCCCCCGCCCCGGGCGAGGACGCGAACCCCGGTACGGCACGGCCGGACGCGCCGCCCGCGGTGACCGCGGTGACCGGCCCGGGCCTGCCCGCCGGCCACCCCGCGCTCGCCGGCGCCACCCGGCTCGACCTCGGTACCCTGCTCACCGAGGGCGCGCCCGGCAGGACCCTGTCCCGGCCGGACGCGACCGTCGCCGCGGACCTGACCGAGGACCCCGGCCCCTGGCTGCTGCGGGTGCTGCTCGCGGTGAACGCCGCCCGGCTCGCCCTGCTCGTGCCGAACAACCACCCCGACCTGGCGAACGCCGAGGGCCAGCGCACCCTCGCCGACCTCGTCGGCGCCAAGTACACGCTGCGGTTCCGCCGCAGCACCCCGACCCCGAGGCTCGCGATCGTCGAGGCGACCGCGGTCCGCCCCGGCCCGGCCGACCCCGCCGCGCCGCTCCGGCACGGCCTGCTCACCCGGGCGCACGGCAGGCTCGGCAACGTCTGGCGCGAGGCGCTGATCCGGGCCGCCCGCGACGCCCGGGGCCTGACCCTCACCCGGAACCAGGCCCGCGCCGCGGTCGAGAGGCTCACACCGGACCCGGACCTGCTCGCCCTCCGCCTCGTCGAGCTCCCCCGCCACCGGATCCGCGAGCTGCTCGCCACCCCGTTCCCCGACCTGTGA
- a CDS encoding TIGR03118 family protein, with the protein MRPRIVTLCAAALVLGITGTVPAHATTGGTSGGSATSTTPVTRYAEIPLVSDISGKTKLTDPKLVNPWGISLGKSLSVTNAGSGTVTLYTGGVGTIKKEQVEVAVPGGRPTGQVINPTDDFVVQGPAGKGPATHIFASAAGVISAFTPEADPKNAIIAAFTRHADYKGLALMETNRGNFLLAADFANNRIDVFDADFQKLKLGRRAFRDPLLPKNYHAYNVEVVGDVVMVAYALRDPRTGKSVAGRGKGFVSAFSASGRFLRRMVSRGHLNAPWAMILAPKRFGSFSNALLIGNFGDGRINAFHPRTGRHLGTLRLPNGRPVAIEGLWDLERGSARLGGEDAVWYSAGIQKAQHGLLGIIRPARKGDPAGGSGTTSTSGSGSGSSGGGY; encoded by the coding sequence ATGCGGCCACGCATCGTCACGCTCTGCGCTGCGGCACTCGTCCTGGGCATCACCGGCACGGTCCCTGCGCACGCGACAACGGGAGGCACGAGCGGCGGGTCGGCGACGAGCACGACGCCCGTGACCCGCTACGCCGAGATTCCCCTTGTATCGGACATATCGGGCAAGACCAAGCTCACCGATCCCAAGCTCGTCAACCCCTGGGGCATCTCCCTCGGCAAGTCGCTGTCGGTCACGAACGCCGGCAGCGGCACCGTCACGCTCTACACCGGCGGCGTGGGCACGATCAAGAAGGAGCAGGTCGAGGTCGCGGTCCCCGGCGGCCGCCCGACCGGCCAGGTCATCAACCCCACCGACGACTTCGTCGTCCAGGGCCCGGCGGGCAAGGGCCCGGCGACCCACATCTTCGCCAGCGCCGCCGGCGTGATCAGCGCGTTCACCCCCGAGGCCGACCCGAAGAACGCGATCATCGCGGCGTTCACCCGGCACGCCGACTACAAGGGCCTCGCCCTGATGGAGACCAACCGCGGCAACTTCCTGCTCGCCGCGGACTTCGCGAACAACCGCATCGACGTCTTCGACGCCGACTTCCAGAAGCTCAAGCTGGGGCGCCGCGCGTTCCGCGACCCGCTGCTGCCCAAGAACTACCACGCCTACAACGTCGAGGTCGTCGGCGACGTGGTGATGGTCGCCTACGCCCTGCGCGACCCGCGGACCGGCAAGTCGGTCGCGGGCAGGGGCAAGGGCTTCGTCAGCGCGTTCAGCGCGTCGGGGCGGTTCCTGCGCCGCATGGTGAGCCGCGGCCACCTCAACGCCCCGTGGGCGATGATCCTCGCCCCGAAGCGGTTCGGCAGCTTCTCGAACGCCCTGCTCATCGGCAACTTCGGCGACGGGCGGATCAACGCCTTCCACCCGCGCACCGGGCGTCACCTCGGCACGCTGCGCCTGCCGAACGGCAGGCCGGTCGCGATCGAGGGCCTGTGGGACCTGGAGCGCGGCTCCGCCCGGCTCGGCGGTGAGGACGCGGTGTGGTACTCGGCCGGCATCCAGAAGGCGCAGCACGGGCTGCTCGGCATCATCCGCCCGGCGCGCAAGGGCGACCCGGCGGGCGGGAGCGGCACGACCTCCACGAGCGGGAGCGGCTCGGGCTCCTCGGGCGGCGGTTACTGA
- a CDS encoding PfkB family carbohydrate kinase, protein MISVFGSVNMDLVAYVAAAPGRGETVTGRAFRMIPGGKGANQAIAAARAGAPVTFIGAVGDDAFGPRLRETLLAAGVEVGHLRTVPGPSGIAHIVVDDEGGNSIIVVPGANGQMTGPTEAELAAIARTDVLLLQLELPLEAVVAAAREAKTIGGGDAEPYTVGAGPRPHARDGARGGSPVSVILTPAPARPLPDELLGAVDVLVPNEHEAAAITGVADPERALDALLERVPEVVITLGARGALYGSRDGERLHVPAVEVKAVDTTAAGDTFAGALAVARAEGRPPAQALRFAAAAAALSVQREGASTSMPSRAEIEALLAELDRDTASRNA, encoded by the coding sequence ATGATCTCCGTTTTCGGCAGCGTCAACATGGACCTCGTCGCCTACGTGGCGGCGGCGCCCGGGCGCGGGGAGACCGTCACCGGGCGGGCCTTCCGCATGATCCCCGGCGGCAAGGGCGCCAACCAGGCGATCGCCGCGGCACGCGCCGGGGCGCCGGTCACCTTCATCGGCGCGGTCGGCGACGACGCGTTCGGGCCGCGGCTGCGCGAGACCCTCCTGGCGGCGGGCGTCGAGGTCGGCCACCTGCGCACCGTGCCCGGCCCCTCGGGCATCGCGCACATCGTCGTCGACGACGAGGGCGGCAACTCGATCATCGTCGTGCCCGGCGCCAACGGTCAGATGACCGGGCCCACCGAGGCCGAGCTCGCCGCGATCGCCCGCACCGACGTGCTGCTGCTCCAGCTCGAGCTGCCGCTCGAGGCCGTGGTCGCCGCGGCGCGGGAGGCGAAGACGATCGGCGGCGGCGACGCCGAGCCGTACACGGTCGGGGCCGGTCCCCGGCCGCACGCCCGCGACGGGGCGCGGGGCGGCTCGCCGGTCTCGGTGATCCTCACCCCGGCCCCGGCCCGGCCGCTCCCGGACGAGCTGCTCGGCGCGGTCGACGTGCTCGTGCCGAACGAGCACGAGGCCGCCGCGATCACCGGCGTCGCCGACCCCGAGCGCGCCCTCGACGCCCTGCTCGAGCGGGTGCCCGAGGTGGTGATCACCCTCGGCGCCCGGGGCGCGCTGTACGGCTCGCGCGACGGCGAGCGGCTGCACGTGCCCGCGGTCGAGGTCAAGGCGGTGGACACCACCGCCGCGGGCGACACCTTCGCCGGGGCGCTCGCCGTGGCCCGCGCCGAGGGCAGGCCGCCCGCGCAGGCCCTGCGCTTCGCCGCGGCCGCCGCCGCGCTGTCGGTGCAGCGGGAGGGCGCGAGCACCTCGATGCCGTCCCGCGCCGAGATCGAGGCGCTGCTCGCGGAGCTTGACCGGGATACGGCGAGCCGGAACGCTTGA
- a CDS encoding DUF6401 family natural product biosynthesis protein, producing MLYPEGWSAAPLRWAMETVGARQLALLPEHPGLLAAVDQHVAALREAIEVNEETLGDYLLGFVDELRERNWTFTGEPDFATLRLTAICLLARELGYLDDELPA from the coding sequence GTGCTCTACCCGGAGGGATGGTCGGCCGCACCGCTGCGCTGGGCGATGGAGACCGTGGGCGCCCGGCAGCTCGCGCTGCTGCCGGAGCACCCGGGCCTGCTCGCGGCGGTGGACCAGCACGTGGCGGCCCTGCGCGAGGCGATCGAGGTCAACGAGGAGACGCTCGGCGACTACCTGCTCGGCTTCGTCGACGAGCTGCGCGAGCGCAACTGGACGTTCACCGGCGAGCCCGACTTCGCCACCCTCCGCCTCACCGCGATCTGCCTGCTCGCCCGCGAGCTCGGCTACCTCGACGACGAGCTCCCCGCCTGA